A stretch of DNA from Cyanobium sp. AMD-g:
GACAAGGAATTGTTCCGACCCCTGCTGGAGAACCTCACCGGCCGTGACCCCTTCTTCGTGCTGGCCGACTTCGCGGCCTACCTGCAGGCCCAGCAGGCCGTCAGCGACGCCTGGAGCGACCGGCCGCGCTGGAACCGGATGTCCCTGCTGAACACCGCCCGCAGTGGCTTGTTCTCCTCGGATCGCTCGATCCGGGAGTACAGCGAACGGATCTGGCAGACAGAGGCATTCCCTGTGACCATCACCTGCCAGATCGACGAGGCCCCGGCCAAAGGCCGCAAGCTGCCGGCCGCGCAGTGAAGGCGCCGGGGTGGCTCAGCCGCCCCGGTGATCGGGCAGATCGGGCGTCTGGTGCAGCAAGCGGTTGAGACGCAGCCGATCAGCGTTGAGAGGGTCAGGAGCCAGCTCCCCGGCCACCTCCCGGAAGGTCTGCTCCACCGGCTCAGGCACCCTCACGTCGAAGATGCGCTCCATCAGGGCCTCGATGGAGAACAGGTGAGCATTGATGTTCTCCAGATCGGCCATGGCCTGCTGGATGGCATCGCTTTCGGGGACAACCTCGCCGGACGCTTCCTGCAGACCGGCATCGGGCGCTGCCGGGGTGGGGGGGGCATCGCCGTCACCGTGCTGCTTCTGAAGCTCCTCAAGCACCCGGCCGGCCAGGGTACGGAACGACTGCAAGGCGGCCCAGTTGAGCTCCTGCTGCTGGCGGAGGCTGGGATTTTCGCGGATCAACCGGTCGTGTTCCCGATAGAACCGCTGGCAATCAGGACATTGGCAGGGCTCTTCTGGCACCGCGTCCCTTCTTTCATTCAACGACCATCATGGCACCGTCAGGCCGCCAGGGGGCCCTGATCGGGCCGATCCCCCGCCTCACTGAGCAGCGGCAGGGGAATTTCAATCGAACTCACCACCTGAATCACATCGCGCAGGCGCATGGAATCGGCGAACCAGCCCATGGCCTGCTCCACGTCGCCGCGACGCTCGGCATCGCTGGCCTGCTCCTCATGGGCATCGGCGAGCAGGGCGAGCCAGCAGAGGCAGCGGGCCTGCACCACCGAGAGATCGAGTTCATCGGGGTGGGCGTGGGCGATGGCCTCGCTTTCCTGCTGCACCAGCAACCGCAGGCGCAGGTCGTGAAGCTGGGTCATCCGCTGCTGACGACTGAGGACACGCTAGCGGGAGCGCCCAGCCAGGGAAAGGCCACCAGTGGTAGCGCACGTTACGGGCGGGACAACGGCTCAGTTGCCGGCGTAGGCGATGCCGGCCTGCACCTCGGCGATCGCCTGGTTCACCAGGTTGATCGCCCGGTCGCGGTGGCCACCTTTATTGGGGGTGGCCATCTGCAGGGATGACCGGGCGCTGAACAGCGCATTCAGGGCGTTCTGCATGTTGGGCTGCTGGGCGATGGCCACCCCGGAGGACACCGCCACGCCGGCAAGGAACGCGGCGGGGGTGGCCAGCCAGGGAGAGATCAGGGATGGACGCGCCATGGGTTGAGGAATGTTGAAGAGATCATAAAGGTGCTGACGCAGGGCCCCTGCCGCTGCAGGGACGCGATGGCTGCTTCCCCACCAGCGATGGGGCAGGAAGAGAAGTCACCACCACTGATGGTGCAGGGCTCAGCGAGCGGAGCAGAACGCCTGAAAGGACCACCCACCGCGGTGTCAGTCAATCTTCCAGACGGGAGCTGGGTTCTCTCACCGCCAAAGACCCGGATCAGCCCCCAGGGTGACGGGCCCCTGACAAAGATGAAGATCCGGTGACAGCAGGCCTTAAGGATTCCTCAGATTCATGGTATGGTTGCCACGTTGGCCAAGTTCGCCTCATAGGTGCTTGGGCCACATTGACCCCCAACGCACCCAACCACCCCCTTAACCCATGTCGACCACTCGATTCCGCTTCAGACCGGCGTTCATCGCCAAAGCTGGCATCCTGGCGGCCGCCGCTGCACTGTCCCTCCAGGCCGGCGAGTCCAAGGCCCAAGCGGCCCCCGGCGATTCCATCACTTGCACCGTTGCCCAGATCCTCGGGACTGACGGAGCCGTCTGCAACGGCGGCGCTCCCATCATCATCGGAGATAAGCAGTTCAGCGGATTCAGCTTCACGGGTGCTGCCCTGAACCCCGGCGCATCAGTCCTTTTCAGCCAAGTTCTGACAAATCTCTACCAGATTCAATACAACTTTGACCCCCAGGTCAGCTCTCCTGTAGAAGGTACTTTCGGGTACACGATCAGCATTACTCCTGCTGGTCTCGCAGCTGGCAACGTGTTCCTTGATGCACAAGCCAACATCACTGGAGGCATCCTGGGTTCCGGTGGTGGTTCCTTCAGCACCACTGTTGATTCTCCCGAGCTCTCCGCTGACCTGTTTGCTGCTTCTTCTAACGTGGGAAGCAGCCCAGGAAATATCGCCGTTTTTGCGCCTGACACCATTACTGCTTCTTTCCTGCAGTCTTTCTCAGGTCTCAGTGGCACTGGGCCTTCCACCGTCAACAGTTTCGGAATTCAGTTCACCCAGAACCAGCCCTCCACCGACACCCAAGTCCCTGGTCCTCTGCCCATCCTGGGTGCAGCAGCTGCGTTTGGCTTCTCCCGCAAGCTGCGTAGCCGCATCAAGCAGGCTGCCTGATCTCCTCACCAGAGATTCAGTTAGTTCAAACGATTTGAGCCTCCCCTATGGGGAGGCTTTTTTTTGCATGTCATCCAGCCCAAGACCTCTTCCACAAGATCCAAACCAGCCAAGTAGGGGTATTCTGGGCGCTGGCCCATAAAATCAGGACTTTCGCACGTTGAAACAGAGTCTGGAAAGGGGGTTGTCTTGAGGGACACAGCCAAGACCATGGGCAGCGCCATCAGCAGGCCTTCCGTCACAGCATCGCGTTGGTTCGCACTGGCGGGCTGGGTGTTCATCGGCACCTCCTTGAGTGGCCTCCTGTTCGCGTCGTTGCCGGTGCGATTGATTGATCCAGCCTGGCAGCTGCGCCTGATGAGCGCCATCCTCTCAAGCGCCAACATCCTGCTGCTGGGTACCCTGCTGGTCTGCGCTGCCCAATTGCTGAATGAGAAAAGTAAGCAGCTGGAACAACGTTCCCTACTGGTTCGCAAAGTAGCCAGCTGGTACGCCATCTTGCTCCTGGTGATCATTCCGTTTCAGTTCCATGCCGGATTCCGGGCCAGCGGGGCGGTGCAGGCCTCGGAGAATGAGCGCATCGAACTGATCAAGAAAATCGTTCGAGGTGTCCAGGCTTCAACCAATGAGATGGAACTTCGCGGTTTCCTCGCAAGCCTGCCCTCGCCTCCTCCAGTGCCAGCACGGCTCAATGCACCCTTTCCTGAAATCAGGCAGCGACTACTGACCAATTTCGACAGTCAGCTCAATGCCGCCAATTATCAGGCGGGTGAATTGCGTCGCGAACGCATGGAACGGTTCATCGCCGACGCTTCCCGCAACACGGTCCAAGCGCTGCTGATGGCCATCGCTTTCACTGGCATTGCCGAGAAGCAGGGACCTCTCTTTGGCCTGTTCGTGCGCCTGGGCCTTTTTCGATACAGGGATTAGTCCTGGGCAGCAAGGCCCTCGGCTCGCAGACATCAGACCCTCGTTGGGTGAGGTCAACGCGCAGGTTCCAGTGCTGCTTTTGGATCAGGAAGAAACGGGGCTGGCGGGACTCGAACCCACGACCTACGGTTTAGGAAACCGTCGCTCTATCCGGCTGAGCTACAGCCCCTTTCTGGCGTGCTTGGTCGGAACCTGATCCACGCGACACCACCTTAGTCCTGCAGGCCGAACTCTCTGAAGACCCAGCCCTCGTCTGATCCTGCCCTTAATGTGAGCGATGGAAAGCAGGCGAGGTGATCGCGATCGGTGCGGTGTGGCCTTCGGGCCAGGGCCGCGGCCGGTTGAGGAAAGTCCGGGCTCCCCAATGGCCAGGCCTGCTGGGTAACGCCCAGTGCGGGTGACCGTGAGGACAGTGCCACAGAAACACACCGCCGATGGCCCGGGCTTGCCCGGCGCACAGGTAAGGGTGCAAAGGTGCGGTAAGAGCGCACCAGCGGCATCGAGAGGTGCCGGCTTGGTAAACCCCGGCTGGGAGCAAGGCCCAGGGACAGCGGTTGGCCATCTTCCCCGTCCCGATTCCCATGCGCCGCTCGAGGCCGCCGGTGACGGCGGTCCCAGACAGATGATCACCCCCCCTGCCGGCGGCGTGCCGCTGGCAGGGGAGAACAGAACCCGGCTTACGTCCTGCTTCCCCCCTTGTCCCGCGATGACGCCCCAGCGCCGCCAGCAACTCCTGGCCTTTCTGGAGAGTCTCGGCTTCGGCAGCGGCTCCGGCCTGCTGCCCCTTGATCCGGCCGCCGCCGACGCCGCCCTGGCCACCCTGGATGAGGCCCTCACCCACAGCTCCACCGGCCAGCCCCGCCACCACGACCGCCTGGAGTTCCTCGGCGATGCGGTGCTGCGGCTGGCGGCGGCCGAGTTCCTGCGCTCGGCGCACCCATCCATGGGCGTGGGCGACAGCTCCAGCCTGCGGGCCCAGCTGGTGTCCGATCGCTGGCTGAGTGATCTGGCGCGAGCCATCGCCCTGGAGCCGGTGCTGGTGCTTGGGGCGATGGCCGCTGGCGATCGGGCCGGCCGGGCCACCGTGCTGGCCGAATGCTGCGAAGCCCTGGTGGGCGCCATTTACACCGTGGGCGGCGGCCCCCTGGGCGGGCTGGTGGCCGTGCAGCACTGGCTGGCCCCCCACTGGCAGGCCAGCACCGCCGAGCTGCTGGCCGATCCATTGCGCCACAACTGGAAGTCGGCGCTGCAGGAATGGAGCCAGGGCCAGGGCAAGGGCCTGCCCGCCTACCACTGCCACGAGCGCAGCCGGGTGCATGGGGATCCGGAGCGCTTCGAATGCCGCGTGGAGGTGGCTGGCCTGAGCGGCGAGGGCCGGGGCGGTTCGCGGCGGGAGGCGGAGCAGCAGGCCGCCAGGGCAACCCTGGAGACCCTCGACCTCAGGCCTGCTCCAGGGTGCTGAGGGGCACGGTCACGAGCTTGTCCCAGTTGCCGCCTTCGAACAGCACCGCTGCCATCGCCCCACTGATGCGCTGCACGAAGCCCTGGTAGCCGTTGTAGATCGAGCGGGGATCACGCACCACCACGGTGGAACCGGGCAGGATCGGGCTGGTGGCCATGGCGTAGGCCCCCGGAAGGAACCATGAACTGGGGCCATTATCGTTGCCAGCTGGCCCTGTTGCAGTGGCGGCGGGCACCGCAACAGGGGCCATGACGCGATGATGCGCCGCGACGGGAGCGATCTGGCAGTGGCCGATTCCAGCAACGAGGTGCAAGGAACCGACGACCCAGGGGAGCTGATGGCCGTGGGCCGGTTCGTGGCGGCCCAGGGCATGGGCGGTGAGGCGCGCCTGCTGCCCCTCAGCGACTTCCCCGAACGCTTCACCAGGCCCGGCCAGCGCTGGCTGCAGGCCCCCAAGGGCGAACCACGGCCGGTGCGGCTGCTGGCCGGCCGGCCCCTGCCGGGCAAGAACCTGTTCGTGCTGCGCCTTGAAGGCGTCAGCGACCGCACCGCCGCCGAAGCCCTGGTGGACCAGCACCTGCTGGTGCCCGCCAACGACCGTCCCAGCCTGGAGCCGGGGGAATTCCACCTGCTTGATCTGGTGGGGCTCCAGGTGCGGCTGCTGGCGGAGCCGCAGGCGTCCCTCGGCACCGTGACCGACCTGATCCATGCCGGCAACGACCTGCTGGAGGTGGAGCTCGCGACGGGGGGCCGGCGGTTGCTGATCCCCTTCGTGGAGGCGATCGTGCCGGAGGTGAACCTGGCGGAGGGCTGGATCGGCCTCACACCGCCCCCCGGACTTCTCGACCTCTGAAGTGGCCCCGGGTGCACAGGAACGCTGACGGCCGGGGCCACCTCGGGTTGAATGGGCCCGACTGATGGTCCTGCGGGACAGCGGCAGCCTCCATGCCTTCCCCCTCCCTGGTTCCAGTGATCCTCTGCGGCGGCACCGGCACCCGCCTCTGGCCCCTGTCCCGGGCCAGCTACCCCAAGCAGTACTGGCCCCTGGCCGGTACCACCGAAGAAACCCTGCTGCAGCAGACCCACCAGCGCCTGCAGGGCCTGCCGGACCTGGCGCCGCCGTTGCTGATCTGCAACGAGGACCATCGCTTCATCGTGGCCGAGCAGATGCGCCAGATCGGCGTGGAGCCGGCGGCGATCCTGCTGGAACCGGTGGGCCGCAACACCGCACCGGCGGTGGCGGTGGCGGCCCTGCAGGCCACGGCCCGCGGTGACGACCCGCTGCTGCTGATCCTGGCTGCCGATCACGTCATCCGCCGCGCCGCCGACTTCCGCGCCACGGTGGCCGCCGGCATGGCGGCAGCGGCCGACGGCCAGCTGGTCAGCTTCGGCATCGTGCCCACCAGCGCCGAAACGGGCTACGGCTACATCGAGGCGGCCGGAGCCATGGCCGCCGCCACGCCCGTACCGATCGCCCGCTTCGTGGAGAAGCCGGACAAAGCCACGGCCGAGGCCTTCCTCGCCACCGGTCGCTTCACCTGGAACAGCGGCATGTTCCTGTTCCGTGCCAGCACGATCCTGGCGGAGCTGGAGCGCTTCGCCCCCGAGGTGGTGGGCGCCTGCCGCACGGCCCTGGAGCAGGACAGCGCCGACCTGGAGTTCCTGCGGCTGGAGCGGGAGGCCTTCGCCAACGGCCCCAGCATCGCCATCGACGTGGCGGTGATGGAAAAGACCGACCGGGGCGTGGTGCTGCCCCTCGATGCCGACTGGAGTGATGTGGGCAGCTGGGCTGCCCTGTGGGAAACCTCCCAGCAGGACCCTGAAGGCAACGTGCTGCGGGGCAGGGTGATCAGTGAGGGCAGCCGCAACTGCTACCTGCGCAGCGAACACCGTCTGGTGGTGGGCCTGGGCGTGGAGGATCTGGTGGTGGTCGAAACCGACGACGTCGTGCTCGTGGCCCATCGCGATCGGGCCCAGGAGGTCAAGGGCATCGTCGGCCGGCTGGAACGGGACGGCGCCCCCGAGAGCCGCGCCCACCGCCGCATCTACCGGCCTTGGGGCCACTACGACGGCGTGGTGGAAGGGGAGCGCTGGCAGGTCAAGAAAATCTCTGTGAAGCCAGGCGCCAGCCTCTCCCTGCAGATGCACCACCACCGGGCCGAGCACTGGGTGGTGGTGCGCGGCACCGCCGTGGTGGAAAAGGACGGGGTGGAAGAGCTGGTGGGCGAGAACCAGAGCACCTACATCCCCCTCGGCGCCCGCCACCGCCTCACCAACCCCGGCAAGATCGCCATGGAACTGATCGAGGTGCAAAGCGGCCCCTACCTGGGCGAAGACGACATCGTCCGCTTCGACGACCGTTACGGCCGCAGCGATGCCCCGGCCCTGACCGAGCCCCTGAGCCAGCCTTGAGGGGGCCGGCCTGCGGCGGGCGAGCCCGCGGAGCGGGCAACGCCGCCTGCGACCGGCCCCCTCAAGGCGGTCAGGGGCTGGCAGGGGCCGGGGCGTAGGGGATGGAAGGCTCTTGAGCCCCCTCCCCCGGGAGGGTGTGGGTCGGCGGTGGGCTCGGAGGTGGCGTTGCCCGCGCGAGCGGGCTCGCCCACCGCAGGCCCACCGCGGACCCACACCCTCACTCGACGGTGACGCTCTTGGCCAGGTTCCGCGGCTGATCGACGTCGAGGCCCCTGTGTGCGGCGATGTGGTAGCTGAGCAGCTGCATCGGGATCACCGTGAGCAGGGGGCTGAGCAGCTCGTCCACCTCCGGCAGCGGCAGCAGCACATCGAACAGCTCGGTGTCCGGGCAGGCAGGTGCCACGCCGATCAGCTGGGCATCGCGGGCCTTGGCCTCCTGGGCATTGGAGAGCACCTTCTCGAACACGCTGCCGGGCACGGCGATCGACACCACCGGCACCCGGGCGTCGAGCAGGGCGATCGGGCCGTGCTTCATCTCCCCCGCCGGGTAGCCCTCGGCGTGGATGTAGCTGATCTCCTTGAGCTTGAGGGCCCCCTCCATGGCGATCGGGTAGTTGATGCCCCGCCCCAGGAAGATCACGTCCTGGGTGTCGGCGAACAGATGGGCCAGCTCGGCGCAGCAGCGGTCATGGTCATCGACCAGCCGCTGCAGCACCGCCGGCAGCGCCCGCAGCTGCTCCGCCAGGGCCCGCAGCTCGGCGGGGGTGCGGCCGCCGCCCAGGGGGTGGGCCGTTCCGCCACGGCGTTCGGCGAAGGCCAGCGCCAGGCCGTAGAAGGCGAGCAGCTGGCCAAGGAAGGTCTTGGTGGCGGCCACCCCCACCTCGATGCCGGCGCCGATGTCGAGCAGGTGGGGCACCAGGCGGCCGAGGGAACTCTCGGGGCGGTTGGTGATGCCCAGCAGGCGCGGCGCGTAGGCCGGATCGGCCACCAGGAAGCGGCGTTGCTGCTCCATCGCCAGGGCGGCGAGGGTGTCGGCCGTCTCGCCTGACTGGGTGACGCCGATGGTGAGCGTGTGGGGCTCCAGCGGTGGCGGCGCATAGCGGAATTCGCTGGCGTAGAACACCGACGTCGGCAGCCCCGCCAACTGCTCGAGCAGGTGGGCCCCCACCTGGGCCGCATGGCGGCTGGTGCCGCAGGCCAGGATCTGGATCCGCTCCACCCCTTCGTAGACGGACTCATCAAGAGGAAGCGCCACCAGGGCCCCCTCCGGCAGATGGCGGGCCACCCACAGGGCCATCGTCTCCGGCTGCTCGTGGATCTCCTTGTGCATGAAGTGGCGGAAGCTGCGCTTGTCCGCCACGTGCTCGGTGCCCGTCAGCAGGGTGGGATTGCGCTGCACCCGCAACCCGGCGCTGTCGTAGAGCTCGATGCCCAGGGGTGTCAGCAGGGCTGCCTCGCCGTCCTCCAGGGGCAGGATCGTGCGGGTGAAACCGGCCAGGGCGGGCGTGTCACTGGCGCAGAGGAACTCCCCCTCCCCCAGGCCGATCAGCAGCGGCGCCTGGCGCCGGGCCACCACCACCGCCCCGGGCACCGCCGCCCACACCACGGCCAGGGCATAGGCCCCCTGGAGCAGGGGCAGCACCTGCTGCAGCGCCTCCAGCAGCAGCGCCGGCGAGGCCACCGCGCCCTCGGCCTGCCGCTGCCGCAACCGGCGAGAGAGCAGGTGGGGGATCACCTCGGTGTCAGTATCGGAGCGGAACGCCACCCCTTCGGCCTGCAGCTCCTCCCGGAGGCTGCGGTGGTTCTCGATGATGCCGTTCTGCACCACGGCCAGCTGGCCGCTGCCATCGAGATGGGGGTGGGCGTTGCGCTCCTCCGGCTTGCCGTGGGTGGCCCAGCGGGTGTGGCCGATGCCGCACTGGCCGGGGGCCCCCCGTTCCTCGTATCGGGCCGTCAGGTTGACCAGCTTGCCCTCGGCCTTGAGACAGTGCAGGCCAGTTCCGTCAACGGTGGCGATGCCGGCGGAGTCGTAGCCGCGGTACTCGAGCTGGCGCAGACCTTCCAGCAGCTGGGGGGCCGCCTCCCGCGAGCCGATCAGGGCAACGATGCCGCACATAGGAGAAGCAATCCGGCGGGAAACGGGGGGTGGGGGGCCAAAAAAAAGCCCGGCGCTGGCGCCGGGCAAGAGCTTATGGGAGGGCAGCGGAGCCGCCGGTGTCAGTAGGCCAGGCCCATGGAGCGGCTGGTCTCGTCGCCCAGGTAGACGCGGATGCTCAGGAAGTCGGTGGGGCAGGCGGTTTCGCAGCGCTTGCAGCCGACGCAGTCTTCGGTGCGGGGCGATGAGGCGATCTGGGCGGCCTTGCAGCCATCCCAGGGCACCATCTCGAGAACGTCGAGGGGGCAGGCACGGACGCACTGGGTGCAGCCGATGCAGGTGTCGTAGATCTTGACGGCGTGGGACATGCCAGGGCCGGGAACGAACGGCGAGGTGCCCAAAGTACCCACACCGTTCCGGCGCAGGGCCGCACCCGGCGTCGGCCGTCACCCTTGTTCATACGGCGAAAGGCCCCGACCGGGGCGACCCGTAGGATGCTGCCTCCCTCACAGCAGCCATGTCCCAGGAAGCGATCTTCGAGAAAGTCCGGTCGATCGTTGCCGAACAGCTCAGCGTGGAGGCTGACGAGGTCAAGCCGGAATCCAACTTCCAGAACGACCTGGGAGCTGATTCCCTCGACACCGTCGAGCTGGTGATGGCCCTGGAGGAAGCCTTCGACATCGAGATCCCCGACGAGTCGGCCGAAGGGATCACCACGGTGGGCGACGCCGTGAAATACATCCAAGAGAAGCAGGCCTGAGGCGTCCATGGTGGAGGGTCTCCGCCGCGTCGTCGTCACCGGCCTGGGCGCGGTCACACCGATCGGCAACAACGTCGCGGATTACTGGGAGGGGCTGATCAGCGGCCGCAATGGGGTGGCGCCGATCACCCTCTTTGATGCCTCCCGTCATGCCTGCCGCTTTGCCGCCGAAGTCAAGGACTTCGACACGGCGGGCTGGCTGGAGCCAAAGGAAGCGAAGCGCTGGGACCGCTTCTGTCAGTTCGGCGTGGTTGCCGCCAAACAGGCGGTGGCCGATGCCGGATTGAGCATCGACGACAGCAATGCCCAGCGGGTCGGGGTGGCGATCGGCTCCGGCGTGGGCGGGCTCCTGATGATGGAAACCCAGGCCCACGTCCTGGCCGACCGCGGTCCCGACCGGGTCAGCCCGTTCTGCGTGCCGATGATGATCCCCAACATGGCCACCGGTCTGGCGGCCATCGCCATCGGCGCCAGGGGTCCCAGCAGCGCCGTGGCCACCGCCTGTGCCGCCGGCTCCAATGCCATCGGCGACGCCTTCCGGCTGATCCAGATGGGCCTGGCGGACGCCATGGTCTGCGGCGGGGCCGAATCGGCGATCACCCCCCTGGGGGTGGCCGGCTTCGCCAGCGCCCGGGCCCTCTCGTTCCGCAACGATGACCCCGCCACGGCCAGCCGTCCCTTCGACGCCGAGCGCAACGGCTTCGTGATCGGCGAGGGGGCTGGGGTGCTGGTGCTGGAGAGCCTCGAGCACGCCACGGCCCGGGGCGCCCGCGTGCTGGGCGAGATCGTCGGCTACGGCATGACCTGCGACGCCTACCACTACACCCTGCCCTCGCCCGGCGGCGTGGGGGCGGCGGAGGCCATCCGGCTGGCCCTGGCCGATGCCCGGCTGGAGCCGGAGGCGGTGGATTACGTCAACGCCCACGGCACCAGCACCCAGGCCAACGACAGCAACGAGACCGCCGCCATCAAGTCGGCCCTCGGGGCCCACGCCATGACCATCCCGGTCAGTTCCACCAAGTCGATGACCGGCCACCTGCTGGGCGGCAGCGGCGGCATCGAGGCGATCGCCGCGGTGCTGGCGGTGGCCCACAACCAGGTACCGCCTACGATCAACTACAGCACGCCCGATCCCGCCTGCGATCTGGATGTGGTGCCCAACCAGGCCCGGGAACACAACGTCAACGTCGTGCTTTCCAACTCCTTCGGATTCGGCGGCCACAACGTCTGCCTCGCCTTCCGCCGGATGCTCTGATCACCCGACGCGCCAGCGCCTCGGGCCTCCCATCCCAGGAACACTTCCCTCTTCCCTGCACTCCCCCGTCAAGCCATGGTCGCCGCCACCACCACCCAGGTCGATAGCCACGTAGAGACGCTCTGCATCAACAGCATCCGCTTCCTGGCGGTCGATGCGATCAACAAGTCCAACTCGGGCCACCCCGGCCTGCCGATGGGCTGCGCCCCGATGGCCTTCTCCCTCTGGGACAAGGTGCTGCGCCACAACCCGAAAAATCCGCAGTGGTTCAACCGCGACCGCTTCGTGCTCTCGGCAGGCCACGGCTGCATGCTGCTCTACGCGCTGCTGCACCTCACCGGCTACGACAGCGTCACCCTGGAGGACCTCAAGCAGTTCCGTCAGTGGGGCTCCCGCACCCCCGGCCACCCGGAAACCTTTGAAACCCCCGGCGTGGAGGTCACCACCGGGCCCCTGGGCCAGGGCATCTCCAATGCCGTGGGGCTGGCGATCGCCGAAGCCCACCTGGCGGCCAAGTTCAACAGGCCCGACGCCAAAATCGTCGATCACTACACCTACGTGCTGATGGGTGACGGCTGCAACCAGGAGGGCGTCTCCAGCGAGGCGGCCTCCCTGGCCGGCCACCTGGG
This window harbors:
- the glmS gene encoding glutamine--fructose-6-phosphate transaminase (isomerizing), yielding MCGIVALIGSREAAPQLLEGLRQLEYRGYDSAGIATVDGTGLHCLKAEGKLVNLTARYEERGAPGQCGIGHTRWATHGKPEERNAHPHLDGSGQLAVVQNGIIENHRSLREELQAEGVAFRSDTDTEVIPHLLSRRLRQRQAEGAVASPALLLEALQQVLPLLQGAYALAVVWAAVPGAVVVARRQAPLLIGLGEGEFLCASDTPALAGFTRTILPLEDGEAALLTPLGIELYDSAGLRVQRNPTLLTGTEHVADKRSFRHFMHKEIHEQPETMALWVARHLPEGALVALPLDESVYEGVERIQILACGTSRHAAQVGAHLLEQLAGLPTSVFYASEFRYAPPPLEPHTLTIGVTQSGETADTLAALAMEQQRRFLVADPAYAPRLLGITNRPESSLGRLVPHLLDIGAGIEVGVAATKTFLGQLLAFYGLALAFAERRGGTAHPLGGGRTPAELRALAEQLRALPAVLQRLVDDHDRCCAELAHLFADTQDVIFLGRGINYPIAMEGALKLKEISYIHAEGYPAGEMKHGPIALLDARVPVVSIAVPGSVFEKVLSNAQEAKARDAQLIGVAPACPDTELFDVLLPLPEVDELLSPLLTVIPMQLLSYHIAAHRGLDVDQPRNLAKSVTVE
- the rnc gene encoding ribonuclease III, which translates into the protein MTPQRRQQLLAFLESLGFGSGSGLLPLDPAAADAALATLDEALTHSSTGQPRHHDRLEFLGDAVLRLAAAEFLRSAHPSMGVGDSSSLRAQLVSDRWLSDLARAIALEPVLVLGAMAAGDRAGRATVLAECCEALVGAIYTVGGGPLGGLVAVQHWLAPHWQASTAELLADPLRHNWKSALQEWSQGQGKGLPAYHCHERSRVHGDPERFECRVEVAGLSGEGRGGSRREAEQQAARATLETLDLRPAPGC
- the fabF gene encoding beta-ketoacyl-ACP synthase II — protein: MVEGLRRVVVTGLGAVTPIGNNVADYWEGLISGRNGVAPITLFDASRHACRFAAEVKDFDTAGWLEPKEAKRWDRFCQFGVVAAKQAVADAGLSIDDSNAQRVGVAIGSGVGGLLMMETQAHVLADRGPDRVSPFCVPMMIPNMATGLAAIAIGARGPSSAVATACAAGSNAIGDAFRLIQMGLADAMVCGGAESAITPLGVAGFASARALSFRNDDPATASRPFDAERNGFVIGEGAGVLVLESLEHATARGARVLGEIVGYGMTCDAYHYTLPSPGGVGAAEAIRLALADARLEPEAVDYVNAHGTSTQANDSNETAAIKSALGAHAMTIPVSSTKSMTGHLLGGSGGIEAIAAVLAVAHNQVPPTINYSTPDPACDLDVVPNQAREHNVNVVLSNSFGFGGHNVCLAFRRML
- a CDS encoding NAD(P)H dehydrogenase subunit NdhS gives rise to the protein MATSPILPGSTVVVRDPRSIYNGYQGFVQRISGAMAAVLFEGGNWDKLVTVPLSTLEQA
- the rimM gene encoding ribosome maturation factor RimM (Essential for efficient processing of 16S rRNA); amino-acid sequence: MAVGRFVAAQGMGGEARLLPLSDFPERFTRPGQRWLQAPKGEPRPVRLLAGRPLPGKNLFVLRLEGVSDRTAAEALVDQHLLVPANDRPSLEPGEFHLLDLVGLQVRLLAEPQASLGTVTDLIHAGNDLLEVELATGGRRLLIPFVEAIVPEVNLAEGWIGLTPPPGLLDL
- the psaC gene encoding photosystem I iron-sulfur center protein PsaC, which gives rise to MSHAVKIYDTCIGCTQCVRACPLDVLEMVPWDGCKAAQIASSPRTEDCVGCKRCETACPTDFLSIRVYLGDETSRSMGLAY
- a CDS encoding glycogen/starch/alpha-glucan phosphorylase, whose product is EASGTGNMKFMMNGALTIGTLDGANVEIREQVGDDNFFLFGRTTEGIAALRHEGYRPWERIASTPELPEVLHLIESGHFSNGDKELFRPLLENLTGRDPFFVLADFAAYLQAQQAVSDAWSDRPRWNRMSLLNTARSGLFSSDRSIREYSERIWQTEAFPVTITCQIDEAPAKGRKLPAAQ
- a CDS encoding mannose-1-phosphate guanylyltransferase/mannose-6-phosphate isomerase; its protein translation is MPSPSLVPVILCGGTGTRLWPLSRASYPKQYWPLAGTTEETLLQQTHQRLQGLPDLAPPLLICNEDHRFIVAEQMRQIGVEPAAILLEPVGRNTAPAVAVAALQATARGDDPLLLILAADHVIRRAADFRATVAAGMAAAADGQLVSFGIVPTSAETGYGYIEAAGAMAAATPVPIARFVEKPDKATAEAFLATGRFTWNSGMFLFRASTILAELERFAPEVVGACRTALEQDSADLEFLRLEREAFANGPSIAIDVAVMEKTDRGVVLPLDADWSDVGSWAALWETSQQDPEGNVLRGRVISEGSRNCYLRSEHRLVVGLGVEDLVVVETDDVVLVAHRDRAQEVKGIVGRLERDGAPESRAHRRIYRPWGHYDGVVEGERWQVKKISVKPGASLSLQMHHHRAEHWVVVRGTAVVEKDGVEELVGENQSTYIPLGARHRLTNPGKIAMELIEVQSGPYLGEDDIVRFDDRYGRSDAPALTEPLSQP
- the acpP gene encoding acyl carrier protein, translated to MSQEAIFEKVRSIVAEQLSVEADEVKPESNFQNDLGADSLDTVELVMALEEAFDIEIPDESAEGITTVGDAVKYIQEKQA